A stretch of the Lactuca sativa cultivar Salinas chromosome 9, Lsat_Salinas_v11, whole genome shotgun sequence genome encodes the following:
- the LOC111897660 gene encoding uncharacterized protein LOC111897660: MEEVSKIVLEELPKNMGDPESIIIPCQFGNLVTTQALADSRASINIMPYSFFKKLNLPKLKPIHMTIHLADKTLIHPKGFCEDLLIKMDKLVFPADFLVLDMEEDPKIPIILVRRFLNTECAIVDMRESTLTHRVVDDLVTFVTNQEKEHAKSIDDKTSSMELDD, from the coding sequence ATGGAAGAAGTATCAAAAATAGTGTTGGAAGAACTTCCAAAAAATATGGGTGATCCGGAAAGCATCATTATACCCTGCCAATTTGGGAATTTGGTTACTACTCAAGCATTAGCTGATTCAAGGGCTAGTATCAATATTATGCCCTACTCATTCTTTAAAAAGTTGAACCTTCCAAAACTAAAACCTATCCACATGACAATCCATTTAGCTGATAAAACGCTGATCCATCCGAAAggattttgtgaagatcttctaatAAAGATGGATAAGTTGGTGTTTCCTGCGGACTTCTTAGTTTTGGACATGGAAGAAGACCCTAAGATTCCAATCATCCTTGTAAGACGATTCTTGAATACCGAATGTGCCATAGTTGATATGCGGGAATCAACACTTACACATAGGGTGGTGGATGATTTGGTTACTTTTGTAACTAATCAAGAAAAAGAGCATGCAAAATCGATTGATGATAAGACTTCATCAATGGAATTGGATGATTAA